The genomic interval GACGAGATACTTGGCCTGTCTCGACCCAAGGAAGCTCGCCACATCAAAGCAAGAGTGCTTGGATAAAATGAAACTACTGCTAACTAAAATGGTGGAAGCAAACAAAGTAATGGGAGGGATATCGGAGTGTGATGATATATTAGTTCAATTTGAGGACTTCATTAACACAACAGTTGTGGGTCACCACTCGCAATTCGAATCGTTTAAGCCGTACGATTCCAGACTGGATTTGCTTTTCCATCAGACCATTGGTACAAAGGAGTGCTTTAAGAAGCTCTTGGCCATTGTCAGAGACATTCTCCTAATTTCTCATGGCCAAGCATCTGTCGAACGGGGCTTTTCAGTTAACCGTCAGATAGAGGTTGAAAATCTTCTTGAAGAGTCCCTTGTTTCACAGCGTATAACCTGTGATCACATTGAATCAGTGGGTGGAATAACCAAGGTAGACATCAGTAAACAATTGCTTCTTCTTCCGGAGCAGCCAGGCAGAAGTATATGACACACTTAGAAAATCAGAGAACAGAGAAAGAAAACGAGGAAGAtcgtaaaaaaagaaaagcatttcTTGATGAGGTTGAAtccctaaaaacaaaaaaacacggATCGAGAAAGACATATTAGAATTAGAGCGATCAGCTGACAAATATTCTGAGAAGGCTGAAACAACGAGCCAGCTAACTTTCATTGCCAAATCAAATAGCCTACGTAGAACTgccaaacaaaagaaagaagaacTGAATGCTCTCTGTACTGAACTAGATGAGAAAGTAAATGAACTTAAGGGATGACTAAATTTCTTATCTTTTCTCTTGTTGACATGACTTTACCAACAGAAATAGTCAGTTATCTTGAACAGTGAAAATGTGCCTCagtaaagttttgaaatttattcTTGGTGtggtttgttttataaattctCACAGTTTGTATACAGGGACATGTCCAGAGATTTGCGGGGTGGGGGACGTTGTATTCAATAAATGTATTCTGGAATAATTAAGAATTTGAGCTCCCAAACCAGTGAACAGTATTGAAATAGCCATGGATATGTCCCTggtatatgttgtacatgtatgtacctagCCAATTAGCTCAGTCATGTGATCATCTGATTTCAGTAAGTTTTATTGCTATGAAATAGTCTTGTTTTATCAGTCAGATAGTCACAAATCTGCAAACTGTAGTGGGTTCAAATATAGTCTTGGTTTACAATTTTCATTGTTTCTCACCTTAATTTTTCATTAGCTTTGGTGACTAAGTGATTAAAAGTGCTTGCAGATCTCCTTGCGCCAGACAACTTTtgcttaaaatcatttttattagCCTTTCACCACTTCAATTGCATAAACAAATGTTCATCGCTAGTGAAGGAATTGTTTATAATTCTCCGAAGTTCAGTGGTTCTCTCCAGCTCCCAATCCAGTAAGCCCCATAGGCTGCTAAGAAAGTGAAAGATTCTCAAGTACTAGCTTTAATAAACTCCACTCATCAGGctatggatttccactgctcttatCTTATCAGTGACGAGTCGGACAACCCTCATCCAGCGGgagtcccattatactgataccgagAATAACCGGTACTGTACATGTTCGGTTGACAAATGTAGCAGCTTGTGTGTTCAAAAGGCATGAATCACACCCTGCCCGTCAACCGGAAATAGTGGAAACTCCTGGAAAATCACTGCAAAAAGTCCTGAAATGTCCTGGAATTTCCTGGAGTGATGCCAAAACTTATTATGCTTTTATAGCATAATTACCGTGTTATATTCACCGTGggggtgtttgttgtgtaacccgtcAAATAACTCGGTATGAAACAAGGCTCAGccgtatcgggttacacaacaaagaCCATGGCGAAGGCGTTAAAGTCCATTCTACCACAAAAAGGAgtaaaatgaagcaaaaaaaaaaaaccggcaCATTTCATTCTGCCATTCTCTTTCACTCCCTCTGCAGAGACCATACATATTAGACCAATCAACCACAAGTCTGGGCCTTTGCGATGAGGTACCTGCAGATCTTCCTCTCACAAAAGGTGGCACTAGTGACACAGAACTTGCATGTCACAAGTCTTGTTGTGCGACGCAAAACATGTTGCGCGTTGCGCTTTCATCTGTGATGTATTTGGTCGACCCACAGTGACGTCACCCTCATGACGCTGCAGTGAAATGTCCAGCACCACTCAAAGACGTTCCACTTCGGACTTCTGCCAGTATCCCATTGACCTAGATATTTTAAGGCTGCGCGTGTATGACGTCGTTTTTTATTGTTGTGTGACGTAGACATGTAaaagtatactgtacatgtattattacgTTATACCGACGAGCTCAGATTGTCCGtctggaaacaaatgtttcttttactACGTCATGCtgtctgggtgtaaaatataagaaatgtaaaaacaaaggCGATATCTGTAAACTttgcgaaataacacttttatcactgaaagaAATTCCTATAGTTCACCTGTATATAAATCATGAAggcaatcaaataagtaagcaAACTCactcttatttttttttgtagaaataaacatCGTGAAATGATACTACGCGTCATGgccggtgtgttgcgtgacacactcgatgtttTTCagaaggtcatctctatttaatacgtatatttgcacacggctcCCTACTGACAGCGAGGCATAGAATTTCCTAGTACAATCATTGTGTCgatttaatataatatgtgtTATTTGTTACGGATTAACTTCTGCAATAATAGAATGAATTCTTGCATCATTCAAACAACCCAGGCTTTCTGTTTAACTTTAACACCATATTGTCTTGAGAGTATCACTCGAATACTAATCGCGGACTACGTGGCCGAGTGGCTTGAGTGCCAGCTCGGTGCATTAacccggagcctctcaccagtgggGTGGCTGTATTTGGAACTAATCCTGTTCATGGTTATATACAGTCCTCCGCTTTTATCCCCCACTCGACGGTGGACTGTGAATTTGGAGATACTGCCGCTCTAAATCTTTGTGgcgccttggtgacaataagcgaacTGCGGCGACCACGTCGCCTTTGGCACAGTCTAACGATTGGTGAAGACCACATAGGTCTCCCTTcagtatagtgtgcatatctgcacgtcacatgtgggaaagttcgtcagaaaCATGCCAGGGATCGGTGGTTTAacctgggcactctggtttccttcacccataaaaatgagcgccatgatataagtgaatttttatgtatgtgtatgtgttcaacaacaattaaatgaacaattaaatcAAAGTCAGCCCTTGAAACCACGTGCGTTTATACAGAATTTGACCCGGTTAGATCTGCTCTCTTTTACCGTGCCGTGTGGCTGTCTTCCCACACGATTCAGGTTTGTGGAGCAATCCTGAATAAACGGTTTATAGCCTGTCAAAGAGCAGCCAACAAATACAGCTGACGACTTACCGATGCCATCAAGATGCCGTGGCAAGGTTTTACTTGGTGTTTCGTTGTAGGTAAGAGCTTTTTACACCTTAAAGGTGGATtttgattttgtaaaatttttcagttaaatgaCGACGAGTGGGGGGGGAGGGCGGGGggattacatgtgtatacctttactgtttttttgtggcagggcgagtccatgccgccaaagttatttatattttaatcaaATAGCTATTCAAAGATGATGAATACGTGCCACAAGgcgtttgtttttctttccacaatTTGCTCCAAACGATACATTTCAACATCGTTAGACATTCCACTCTAAACAGTTATATAAGAGAATTGGCCCGGGGATAGGGGTAGGCTGTGGGTGAATCAATGACCCACGAGcttgtcaccaatgcggtcactgtgttCCAGTCCTCCGTTGAATATCTCGTTGTTATTTAGTTGTTACAATTAATTTAGCCGTTGCATGGATCGTGCATAAGCGGTTGTAAGCACTTAACTgttaaaagctaaaaaaaaaaaaaggaaaatactCGCCCTGTCTTATTATTTAGTGGCAAATCCAACCTGCTGACTATCTTTCCGGTCGTTCGTGGGGGGGTCTTCCAGGAACATGTGAATggtccgtgggtttccccccggtttcctaccactatTATGCTGGACGTCGTCGTATAGGTGACACATTCTTGACTACGACccagaacaccagtcaaataaataaataataagaactgggggtggggggggggggacacgGGAATGAACGGCAAATTTCACAACTTggatcgtcgtcatatgactgaaaaattgttaagcacgatgtTAAAACCCCatgcaagcactcactcacttactcgcTCATTCACAACTTGGACCTGagtaaaattaaaactgtaactTGTAAATTTAGACGTACACTGGCGTCTCTGTGTGTCAGACGTTAATTACCTCCGCGCACTAAAGAGGCTATATTTTGTCAGCATTTATATGTCTGTCTCTCTACCTCTGTACGTGTTTTTGTCTCTCCGCCAGCAACTTCACGGGATAAGTCGTGCAGGGATttctggatgaaattttgtgcacaggttGGCATTAATAGGGCTATAAGGACGAATATAGTACATTTTGGTGGCGATACGAGTGGGGATTCGGATCTAGGAAGTTTTAACACCATTCTTCACCAATGACCAAAGGGCAGATACTTTTTTTGACCGCCCCAGATAGCACAggtggtagagtgtccgcttcgggatcggtagatccaggatcaatcctgggtcgagtcacaacTAAGAATTtgaaaggggaagttgtaactttctcgcttgacgttcagcatgagggggataatgcaacgactgattgacccgtatcagtataacggctcgagcgggacagcttacttgccttcggtaagccgtctcagtgaagcagcactagataaaagagcggtgcaactccgtcctgcgacaaggaggaacattacatatacccaaaggattccttcgtcgccatatgactgaaaaaattgttgagtacgacgtaaaaccccaaacactcgTTTCTCTGTATAGCAAGGACGAGTATTTGTACGTTAAAATAAGCTGTGTCGTGGGTTTGAACTCTCGGACAGTCATCGACGTAAAGTTATAAATCTGCatgatttgttttctctatGTTTCCAGGAATGTTTATTGTTAGTAGCGCAAGCGTGATCAAGATCAGTAAGTATACAATACATAACAGAATATGTTAATGCTTAACATAATGATCAGGGATATGTCTATGCttacaaataatattttacttggtTTGTGTTTAACTCAATACTAtatatttcaatcatatgacgacattCACTAGTTTTAtgcatgggtggaggaaaacttCGGggttcgggttttttttttttagttacaaATCAGGTTATCACTGTCAAAGTATTAAATCCTTATTAAGTCagactttttgttgttttttttttttcggacaATAATGTTTCATAATGACGAAATAACGACGTGTATACTTGCCAGCAAAAGCTTCCATAGTAGAGCTAAAAATACACGCATTTTTTTACTGGGAGTTTCACACCCTAGACCCTGGGCCCTCCCCGATTGCTTTTTTCGCACTTTTTTTGGTCTTATCTGGGTGACAAATCTGCTCTGGGCCAAGTCGTGGGTACCAATGCACAAGTGTAACATTGAAGGGATGCGGAATCGATTTCTGATTAGCTGGTGTGAAAGAGGCAAGTCCAGTTTATACATAAACTAAGCAGAATTTTtagtatggcagatttattcaagcgtgaccaaagctGAAGCCTTTGACCGAGGAAACCCCTATTTTCACTGTCAGCAATTCATCGTCGATTCTGTGTCCCTTTAAGCCGGCATGTTGTCATCAATGCAGAATCAAAGGGCAATGACTCCGACAGCACGGTACCCGCCTCTGACGGATTCCGGGTACCCTCGGGAGGACTGCTGCGATCTGATGCGATACTACGGCTTCCACGGAGAGCGGCCTGTACAGGATCNNNNNNNNNNNNNNNNNNNNNNNNNNNNNNNNNNNNNNNNNNNNNNNNNNNNNNNNNNNNNNNNNNNNNNNNNNNNNNNNNNNNNNNNNNNNNNNNNNNNNNNNNNNNNNNNNNNNNNNNNNNNNNNNNNNNNNNNNNNNNNNNNNNNNNNNNNNNNNNNNNNNNNNNNNNNNNNNNNNNNNNNNNNNNNNNNNNNNNNNctctcgtcgccatatgactgaaaaattgttgagtacgacgtttaaccccaaacattcattttCTCTGTATAGCAAGGACGAGTATTCGTACGTTAAAATAACCTGTGTCGTGTGTGTTTGAACACTCGGACAGTCATCGACGTAAAGTTATAAATCTGCatgatttgttttctatgtttcCAGGAATGTTTATTGTTAGTAGCGCAAGCGTGATCAAGATCAGTAAGTATacaatacataaacagaatATGTTAATGCTTGACACAATGATCAGGATATGTCTATGCttacaaataatattttacttggtTTGTGTTTAACTCAATACCATATATTTCAACTCATATGACGACATTCACTAGTTTTAtgcatgggtggaggaaaaacTCCGGcgttcgggttttttttttttttaagttacaAATCACGTTATCACTGTCAAAGTATTAAATCTTATTAAGTCagacttttttatttttcggACAATAATGTTTCATAATGACGAAATAACGACGTGTATACTTGCCAGCAAAAGCTTCCATGGTACAGCTAAAAATACACGCATTTTTTTACTGGGAGCTTCACACCCTAGACCCTGGGCCCTCCCCGATTGCTTTTTTCGCACTTTTTTTGGTCTTATCTGGGTTGACAAATCTACTCTGGGCCAAATCGTGGGTACCAATGCACAAGTGTAACACTGAAGGGATGCGGAATCGATTCTGATTAGCTGGTGTGAAAGAGGCAAGTCCAGTTTATACATAAACTAAGcagaattttaggtatggcagatttattcaagcgtgaccaaagctGAATCCTCTGACCGAGAAACCCCTATTTTCACAGTCAGCAattcagcgtcgattctgtgtTCCTTTAAGCCAGCATGTTGTCATCAATGCAGATCAAAGGGCAATGACTCCGACAGCACAGTACCCGCCTCTGACGGATTCCGGGTACCCTCGGGAGGACTGCTGTGATCTGATGCGATACTACGGCTTCCACGAGAGCGGCCTGTACAGGATCAGCCCGCAGTATCACTCTGATATGGTCGTGTACTGCGACATGACAACAGACGGCGGAGGCTGGACTCTGATACAAAGGTAAAATCTTAGTTTGTGTGGCATGCAGTCCTAGATACCTTCGCTCCTCTCGAAAACAACTTCATTAAATTACCTCCACACAGGAGATAATGTTGGAAATTTGTTCGTTTTTTGTCGgcgtttgtctgtctgtctgtctgtctgttggcaACTGTACGAAAAAAAGTACTGGCCTTGTGCCAAGCACTAATACATTGAACTTTATGAAGCTGACCTAAATCCAGAATTTTTTATACGATCCCATTGTCAAACGGGATTTTCTCATCACCACATCGAAACCCGTTAACTGCTTCATGGTTTGCACATGCCTGTTCTCGCCAcgaaatggctgaaatattgccgacgtgaCGTAAAGCCACTATTAGTGTAATTCATTCATTGTCAAAACCTCTGTCAgcagtttacaaaaaaaaaaaaaaataccccccCCCCAAGATTTTGCACAGATCTTTATGAACTTTGTACACAGATCTTTATGAAACTTTGCAACCATTCTGGTAGATCTTGATACAGACCTGGCTCTGGATTCGGATCTGAATTCGGGTCAGGATTCGGATCCAGCAATTTTCCAAACGTTTCTTCACCATTGTTACCAATTAAGCTTACGGAAAAAATAAGCATGGATTCTGATGAAAGCAACAATCAGTTATGCTTTGGTTGTCATCCCTTGAGCAATTGAGTGTCATTTTCAACACTTTTTGTGTTGTACAAATTTCCTAGCCCACGCATAATACAATAAGGGTAAATTTACATCCTTTGACTTGTAAGGCACAAATACAAGAAGAAGTTTGTTTTTACCATGAAGAAATAGCGatatatcactgaaaacaaatatcCAAGGCGTCCATTTCATAATTGAGCTGATGATCATGAAGCAAATGCAGGATCGTGCGATTCAAATTTAATACCCCTTGATCATGTGACGTGACTTCACGAGATCTTTTTATATTGCATCACCGTCTCAGCGATGGAAGTATGGTCGATCAGACTTTAAGATACCTCCGGGTGTTGCATATCCCGTCGACATATAAAGTGAGcgcatctttatttatttatgtatttgtctgaaaggtgtttcacgtcgtactcaagaatatttcaattatatgacgacggacagcattatggtgggaggaaaccgggcagggcccgggggaaacccacgatcatccgcgggctgttggcagaccttcttacgtacgaccggagagaaagcctgcatgagccagacttgaactcacagcgactgcactggtgagaggctcctcagtCATTGCACCGCGTTGGCACGCTAATCCcatggccacggaggccctctgtGTATGTTATGTTTGACCGAGAAATCAAACAAGTCATGTATAAAGAGCATCATTAAATGGGATGAACCTCCAGTGATACGACAGGCCGATCATTTTACTTGGTCATCACACCATATATGCTCGATAATTCCAAGTTTGAACCAATGATCCAACAAAATGTCCGCTATAGCTTTTCTATCGTCATTGCTTTCTGCCTGTCTTCATCCCGGTAAAAAGATGTTTATGATTATTTTATAACATACATATGAAAACAATTCTACCTGTATCGAATATATTGGCTTGAAATTTCCAGCCACCAAAAACGTGTTGAAAAATACACTAGATGGCCACCAGTGTGGCACAGGCCAAGCAAGTCCTCGATCTAACCCGGAAGCCATGCAGAGGCACAGATGCATTTTCTTCAGAAGTTCAGAGTGTAGCTGCGGGCATTGAACCAATTTGTCCTTGAGTGGAGATTGATCATGGCCATGCCACAGTGAATGAGGCCACACTTAGGCATTTCTTCTTAAAAAGCACATAGCACGTGATATagggaaaaattgttaactgaTTGACCCATAgccgttttacgccgtgctcaggaacttttcttttttgtggtaGCGGCCAGGTTTGTTGTTTGGTTGGATGAAACAGGAGTGCACGAAGTACACCCTCAGCCTTCGCCAGTTAACGACAGACAAACCTCTTGTGTTAAAGTCGTAGCCGAAAAAGCCAGAGCTAGAACACACGATCTTGTTGTTCAAGGGCCTGGTATGCTGTGTAAAAGCCATCCATTGAAGATTTGTGCAGGTAACAGCTGCATGGTATTGTGTTCAAATGTTCTTTTTTGCTTATTCCATGTTTTCTTGGAAACAAAACTCAGGCGGTATAATGGCACTGTGGACTTCAACAGAGACTGGAATGACTACACCCACGGGTTTGGTGACGTCACAGGTGAGTTCTGGTATGGCAACTCCAAGGTCAAGATCATCGGGGACATTGATCAAATGCAGCTCCGGGTGGACATGACAGACTGGGACGGTGGctcggcgcatgcgctgtacgATCATTTCGAACTCAGCAGCGCCAACGACAGTTTCCGAATACAGATTGGCGCTTACAGCGGTGATGCTGGTGACGCTTTCTTTCCAGAAGAGTGAGTATGATTCCACAGCTACGGTATTCGACATACACTATTGCTTTCTGGCGGCTCATTTTTCGAATTGTTTGTCACGCGCAAAAGCCAGTATTGCGAAGTGAGAATTGGTCTATCGGGAGAAAAAAAAGggacaaaaaatcaaaatgtgatTACATTAACACTGGACTCAATTAAGTTATGACCTGCTTTTTGCGATAGAAACCTCTACGATATTTAAACATGCCTTTAGTAATTAATttactctaaaaaaaaatttaacagaatatctgTTAtcttagtgatgctagaatgtttaAGTGTATTTAATTGGTACGAGTGTAATTAATTTTTAACTCCtgctacactaaaaaaaaattaattttaccagaatacgtgggaaagtctgccagcaacctgcgggaggtcgtgggtttcgcccgggctctgtccggtttcctcccaccataatgctggccacggtcgttttagtgaaatattcttgagtacggcgtaaaacactaatcaaataaatcaataaataaacaaattttaccaCAAAGTccgttgcctgagtgatgctaggatgtattctgttattataatataacactgtttcatattcaacataatatcttcttactctaatagaatctttatgctgaattagTAGAACATGTGAGTTACATTTTACCGCGCTGTTAGTTGCGGGCTgcgtgcaaatatacatattaaatagagatgacctttcaaacaacatcgagtgtgtcacgcaacacaccggcCGGTACGTGTACCTCCCCGAATAATGtcacaaataaaagaatttgagtttgtcttgTTGTTATATTTGCTACTTGATTTACATAAAAGTGAACATTCAGAATTTCCTtgagtgataaaagtgttatttcgcacagtttatagatatcgcttttgtttttacatattttatgtaaaattttatttttttcggTATGACGtaataatacatgcatactaaacttttacatttctacgtcacgcaacaataaGAAACGACATCACAGCTTTGACCTATTCAGGTCAACTGCTTTGGCCTAAACTTGTAGTCGATTGTCcagggagtaaaacagaatcGCGGggtgaaatattcagtttttcCGCATTCTCGGGATTTGACTCGGTAtcaaacaaggttcagcggtatcgggCTACACAATAAACTCCCTTacgacgatgttaaacccttaaCTTGACAGAATAATccgttgcaatagcagaatacattgtaacatcactcagacaacagacttaactgttaatttttttgacTGTACgccatgacacttcagtggaaTAATCGGCTGAGGGTCCACGTGGG from Liolophura sinensis isolate JHLJ2023 chromosome 3, CUHK_Ljap_v2, whole genome shotgun sequence carries:
- the LOC135464167 gene encoding fibrinogen-like protein 1; its protein translation is MTPTAQYPPLTDSGYPREDCCDLMRYYGFHESGLYRISPQYHSDMVVYCDMTTDGGGWTLIQRRYNGTVDFNRDWNDYTHGFGDVTGEFWYGNSKVKIIGDIDQMQLRVDMTDWDGGSAHALYDHFELSSANDSFRIQIGAYSGDAGDAFFPEETVSWTGLNNMMFTTRDHDNDKYVENCATRGKGGFWYNDCSLANPNGVYSKDATKVDSAYSNVFGWPWKKNYYPLKSIEMKIRQHYCKALHPVATSA